The following proteins come from a genomic window of Paenibacillus swuensis:
- a CDS encoding DUF6807 family protein, with amino-acid sequence MAPDGKGELTENAPAHHPWQHGLYIGLNDVNGYGFWSEGLNPARAHLDGTFHPRLIKEAQVTEQQVTWSVETDYRDPQGNLLFKETQNWEFNDLGDHYEMYLHLQMYAEVDLTLGHYPYGGLFLRMPYRQESGGMALNSEGKINEEAEGKRARWVAVQMQIPDRDGVAGIAIMDHSMNLEHPVPWRVDGELGICPSCSIAGAWTIQQGETCTFQYDVLIFTGDIPISKVEESWTLFNRRKAQ; translated from the coding sequence ATGGCGCCGGATGGAAAGGGCGAGTTAACAGAAAATGCTCCAGCGCATCACCCTTGGCAGCATGGATTGTATATCGGGCTCAATGATGTGAATGGCTATGGTTTCTGGAGCGAAGGATTAAATCCCGCGCGCGCCCATCTTGACGGTACATTTCATCCACGCTTAATAAAAGAAGCACAGGTAACGGAACAACAGGTAACCTGGTCCGTGGAGACGGATTATCGTGATCCTCAAGGCAATTTACTCTTTAAAGAAACCCAGAATTGGGAATTCAATGATCTCGGGGATCACTATGAGATGTATCTTCATTTACAAATGTATGCTGAAGTTGATTTAACTTTGGGCCATTACCCTTATGGAGGGCTGTTTCTTCGAATGCCTTATAGGCAAGAGTCAGGCGGAATGGCTCTTAACAGCGAGGGGAAGATCAATGAGGAAGCAGAAGGGAAGCGGGCAAGATGGGTTGCGGTACAGATGCAGATTCCGGATCGTGATGGTGTGGCCGGAATAGCGATTATGGACCATTCAATGAATTTGGAACATCCTGTTCCTTGGAGAGTTGACGGTGAGCTGGGCATATGCCCAAGTTGCAGTATTGCAGGGGCCTGGACAATCCAACAAGGAGAAACTTGCACATTTCAATATGATGTTTTGATTTTTACGGGTGACATTCCGATATCAAAGGTCGAAGAGAGCTGGACATTATTTAATAGGAGGAAAGCGCAATGA
- a CDS encoding GNAT family N-acetyltransferase yields MASRYEEINLTVKDEQSNVMGGVLAEICWNWLEVDILWVDADLRKQGIGTQLLAEVEQYF; encoded by the coding sequence TTGGCATCCCGATATGAAGAAATTAATCTTACTGTTAAAGACGAACAAAGTAACGTAATGGGCGGCGTTCTTGCTGAGATATGTTGGAACTGGTTAGAAGTTGATATTCTATGGGTTGATGCGGATTTGAGGAAACAAGGAATCGGGACACAACTCTTAGCAGAAGTGGAACAATACTTTTAG
- a CDS encoding class I SAM-dependent methyltransferase — MKESILNYEDLMGMLDHLLRDPKEFWERFYVDREKDVPFFRVAGPDENLVEYFSNGLMPGRVLEMGCGPGRNAIYMAQQGCKVDAIDLSENAIQWAKERSREAAIEIDFHCESVFDFSFNPNSYDFIYDCGLLHHLAPHRRLTYLEFLKKALKPHGHFGLVCFNTAGGKDTSDWEIYRSGSLKGGIGYTEERLRDIFADDFEFVDFRAMKKITQPSEHFGEDFLWVSLMQLKSN; from the coding sequence TTGAAAGAGTCTATTTTGAACTATGAAGATCTGATGGGGATGCTTGATCACTTGTTGCGGGATCCCAAAGAATTCTGGGAGCGCTTCTATGTTGATCGGGAAAAAGATGTTCCTTTTTTTAGAGTTGCAGGTCCTGATGAGAATTTGGTGGAGTATTTCAGTAATGGTCTTATGCCTGGTCGAGTGCTGGAAATGGGATGTGGTCCAGGGCGAAATGCAATATACATGGCTCAGCAAGGTTGTAAGGTGGATGCCATAGATCTTTCAGAAAATGCGATTCAGTGGGCTAAGGAAAGGTCGCGCGAAGCTGCTATTGAGATTGACTTTCATTGCGAGTCCGTATTTGATTTCTCCTTTAATCCGAATTCATACGATTTTATATACGATTGCGGACTGTTGCATCATCTAGCGCCACACCGACGGTTAACTTATTTGGAATTTTTGAAGAAGGCACTTAAGCCTCACGGCCATTTCGGATTAGTGTGCTTTAACACTGCAGGTGGAAAGGATACTTCGGATTGGGAAATTTATCGCTCTGGAAGTCTTAAAGGTGGAATTGGGTATACCGAGGAAAGGCTTAGAGATATATTTGCAGATGATTTTGAGTTTGTCGACTTTCGAGCGATGAAGAAGATTACGCAGCCTAGCGAACACTTTGGTGAGGATTTTCTGTGGGTGAGTTTGATGCAGTTGAAATCTAATTAA
- a CDS encoding Ig-like domain-containing protein, with translation MRKVMSFGLVLLLMLSAVTPVAFAADLTVDQKYEVLVNKGIFAGFSDGSSRLNESMTREQFAAVLFRLLELSSNQSTASKYNDVLKTRWSFDEIAAVSAAGLMKGVSNGRFEPLTKVSAEQLATVLVRTYGISGSSSTKVNGYVSKWAASSVAIALDRKWFSPRANYTDNATRGLLVEAAYTVYEDTHKVPMSVKSVVPLKNNIILITFNTAVKSADKSRFVLKDDRGNGVFIQQATLSADGLTVVLLTNKQNYNQTYSLYIDGSERKYKALSDDSGKPQVTSVVNLPKRTVEITFQEPVDAGTATTEGNYTIDNGVRVLSANVSSDKRKVTLGTTEQQDGKTYKLTIRRIKDLSGNVMDDKVVSFIGNQDGNRPKVTSAKLNPDATLTLVFSEKVNPDQARNPGFYSLNNGLSIQRLALQDDGKTVIITTSQQKDATLYKLTVKDIVDLGGNHMETLSEWSFGGISNPQKAVQLQSIGTMNKNTIEVYFNRALSDSEVSALRIQSVKDNGGQVSLQDWKTFVQRKSGTDHAVTVQFRTGDANPNLLRVGHVYEVSVSNIPGLVTSDGANRKSFAGTEVENHTPYVKQVTPVNRNSVKVIFSEPVKNISKALFNLRLQGGAELEIESDGVNNTGKIVTEVTLQLKTPLEAGKKYTLSNDSGITDAAGWNGLRTKNGDDTIYIVFDGVS, from the coding sequence ATGAGGAAAGTCATGTCATTTGGCTTAGTTCTGCTTCTGATGTTAAGTGCGGTAACACCTGTGGCTTTTGCGGCGGATTTAACGGTAGACCAGAAATATGAGGTGTTAGTGAACAAAGGGATCTTTGCCGGGTTTAGCGATGGGAGCTCGAGGCTGAACGAGTCGATGACAAGGGAACAGTTTGCGGCTGTGCTGTTTCGGTTGCTGGAGTTGTCTTCGAATCAGTCGACGGCATCGAAGTACAACGATGTACTCAAGACGCGCTGGTCGTTCGACGAGATTGCTGCGGTTAGCGCGGCGGGGTTAATGAAAGGCGTAAGCAACGGGCGCTTTGAGCCGCTTACGAAAGTTAGCGCGGAGCAATTGGCCACGGTCCTCGTAAGGACGTATGGCATTTCCGGGTCCAGTTCGACGAAAGTGAACGGGTACGTGTCCAAATGGGCGGCAAGCAGTGTAGCCATCGCACTGGATCGCAAGTGGTTCTCCCCGCGGGCTAATTATACGGACAATGCGACCCGGGGGTTGTTGGTGGAAGCGGCGTACACTGTCTATGAAGACACTCATAAGGTACCGATGTCAGTGAAATCCGTAGTGCCGTTAAAAAACAACATCATCCTCATTACATTCAACACTGCTGTTAAATCGGCGGATAAATCCAGATTTGTTTTGAAAGACGACCGCGGCAACGGTGTGTTTATTCAACAAGCAACGTTAAGCGCGGACGGGTTGACGGTTGTGTTGTTGACCAATAAGCAGAATTACAATCAAACCTACTCCCTGTACATCGACGGATCAGAACGAAAGTATAAAGCATTATCAGATGATTCGGGCAAACCGCAAGTTACGTCTGTCGTCAATCTTCCAAAGCGCACCGTGGAGATTACATTCCAGGAACCCGTGGATGCAGGAACGGCAACGACGGAAGGGAATTATACGATCGACAACGGTGTTCGAGTTCTGTCCGCCAATGTATCTTCAGACAAGCGCAAAGTGACACTCGGGACCACAGAGCAGCAGGACGGTAAAACCTATAAATTAACGATCCGTAGAATTAAAGATTTATCAGGCAATGTGATGGATGACAAAGTGGTTTCTTTCATAGGAAATCAGGACGGTAACCGGCCTAAAGTGACTTCGGCAAAACTGAATCCGGATGCAACCTTAACGCTTGTTTTTAGTGAAAAAGTCAACCCGGACCAAGCGCGCAATCCCGGCTTTTATAGCCTTAATAACGGCTTGTCGATCCAACGTCTGGCGTTGCAAGATGACGGCAAGACGGTCATTATCACCACATCGCAGCAGAAAGACGCCACCTTGTATAAATTAACGGTCAAAGATATTGTGGACCTGGGCGGAAACCATATGGAAACGCTCAGCGAATGGTCGTTCGGGGGCATCTCCAATCCGCAGAAAGCGGTACAACTGCAGTCCATCGGAACGATGAATAAGAACACCATTGAAGTTTACTTTAATCGGGCTCTTTCGGACAGTGAAGTGTCGGCCCTGCGAATTCAAAGTGTGAAGGACAATGGCGGGCAAGTGTCGCTTCAAGATTGGAAAACCTTCGTTCAGCGGAAATCAGGTACCGACCATGCGGTGACGGTGCAGTTCCGAACCGGCGATGCGAATCCGAATCTGTTGCGTGTAGGTCATGTTTATGAAGTGTCCGTATCCAACATCCCGGGTCTGGTCACTTCGGACGGAGCGAACCGGAAATCATTTGCCGGTACTGAGGTAGAGAACCATACTCCTTATGTGAAGCAAGTCACGCCGGTTAATCGAAATTCGGTGAAAGTGATTTTTAGCGAGCCTGTCAAAAACATCTCTAAAGCCTTGTTTAATTTACGCTTGCAGGGCGGTGCTGAGCTTGAGATTGAATCGGACGGCGTCAACAACACCGGCAAAATCGTAACCGAAGTAACACTGCAACTGAAGACACCGCTTGAAGCGGGGAAGAAATATACGCTATCCAACGATTCGGGTATAACCGATGCGGCGGGGTGGAACGGCTTGCGGACGAAGAACGGAGATGACACGATCTATATCGTGTTTGACGGGGTATCGTAG